One segment of Variovorax sp. PAMC28562 DNA contains the following:
- a CDS encoding SDR family oxidoreductase: MSVENKGRVAVVTGAGSGIGRAAALALLGDGWNVVLAGRRLEPLEAVAEESGAGVRVLAVPTDVARPESVQALFAAAVDRFGRVDLLFNNAGVGNPAGPFEDWTEAQWKGVVDINLSGMFYCIQQAFRTMKAQTPRGGRIINNGSISATTPRPNSIAYTATKHAVKGLTKTASLDGRKYDIAVGQVDVGNAMTELASRMAKGVPQANGEMGIEPLIDVKIVGQSVLYMANLPLEANVLFHTIMATKMPFVGRG; encoded by the coding sequence ATGAGCGTCGAGAACAAGGGCCGCGTCGCGGTTGTCACGGGTGCCGGTTCCGGCATCGGCCGTGCGGCGGCACTCGCATTGCTGGGCGATGGGTGGAATGTCGTTCTCGCTGGCCGCCGGCTCGAGCCACTCGAAGCTGTGGCCGAAGAATCGGGCGCTGGTGTACGCGTGCTTGCCGTGCCGACCGATGTGGCACGTCCCGAGTCGGTCCAGGCATTGTTCGCTGCCGCTGTCGATCGCTTTGGCCGTGTCGACTTGCTGTTCAACAACGCTGGCGTCGGTAACCCCGCAGGTCCGTTTGAAGATTGGACCGAAGCGCAATGGAAGGGCGTCGTCGACATCAACCTGAGCGGCATGTTCTATTGCATCCAGCAGGCGTTTCGCACGATGAAGGCGCAGACGCCGCGCGGTGGTCGCATCATCAACAATGGTTCGATCTCGGCAACGACGCCGCGCCCGAATTCGATCGCTTATACGGCGACCAAGCACGCGGTTAAGGGGCTGACCAAGACAGCGTCCCTCGATGGCCGCAAGTACGACATCGCCGTGGGGCAGGTCGATGTCGGCAACGCCATGACCGAGCTCGCTTCACGCATGGCCAAGGGCGTGCCGCAGGCCAATGGCGAAATGGGCATCGAGCCATTGATCGACGTGAAGATCGTCGGTCAGTCGGTGTTGTACATGGCGAACCTGCCGCTTGAGGCCAACGTCTTGTTCCACACGATCATGGCAACCAAGATGCCATTTGTGGGGCGCGGCTGA
- a CDS encoding NAD(P)H-hydrate dehydratase: MQRITSETICDLFDIAATRRIEIAHAAGLPAHTLMQRAGMATARLAMAITPHARTIWIACGPGNNGGDGFEAACELQRRGFAPVVTFCGDAARLPADAMASLRRARDAGVVIVHEPPARHDLAIDALLGIGSTRAPEGKMADWLQLMRAAEAPLLSIDVPSGLNADTGVLVANSANAVDGANAFSDDPQPNNKTTTAATRYCLSLLTLKPGLFTAQGRDAAGEVWFDDLGCATAVETSTAKLAGKPLITQRAHASHKGSYGDVAVIGGAPGMVGAALLAASAALHAGAGRVLVGLLDPHAAAVDTQQPELMLRKVEPLDLSALTVVCGCGGGNAVRALLPRVISTAKALVLDADALNAIALDMSLQQLLEARVRRGRATVLTPHPLEAARLLEASVTEVQSDRLAAARSLAARFGVVVLKGSGSVIAAGTTAPVINLTGNARLATAGTGDVLAGMVGAALAGGRSAIDAARETVWRHGALADRWPEDRPLTAGGLARQRPD, from the coding sequence ATGCAACGCATCACATCCGAAACGATTTGCGATCTATTCGACATCGCGGCCACGCGCCGCATCGAAATTGCACATGCCGCCGGCCTTCCTGCGCACACGCTCATGCAGCGCGCCGGCATGGCGACCGCGCGGCTTGCGATGGCGATCACGCCGCACGCCCGCACCATCTGGATCGCCTGCGGTCCGGGAAACAACGGTGGTGACGGCTTCGAAGCTGCGTGCGAGTTGCAGCGTCGCGGCTTCGCGCCCGTAGTCACTTTTTGTGGCGATGCAGCGCGTTTGCCCGCGGACGCAATGGCATCTCTGCGGCGGGCCCGCGACGCAGGCGTCGTCATCGTCCACGAGCCACCCGCACGACATGACCTCGCGATCGACGCCCTGCTCGGCATCGGCTCGACACGCGCGCCTGAAGGCAAGATGGCGGATTGGCTGCAGCTTATGCGCGCGGCCGAAGCGCCGCTGTTGAGCATCGACGTGCCGTCGGGCCTGAATGCCGACACTGGCGTGCTTGTGGCGAATTCCGCGAACGCCGTTGATGGCGCTAATGCGTTCTCCGACGACCCACAGCCGAACAACAAAACAACGACTGCCGCCACACGCTACTGCCTGAGCCTTCTGACGTTGAAGCCCGGCCTTTTTACCGCGCAAGGCCGCGACGCCGCTGGCGAAGTCTGGTTCGACGACTTGGGATGCGCTACCGCGGTCGAAACATCGACTGCAAAGCTGGCAGGCAAACCCCTGATAACCCAGCGGGCGCATGCGTCGCACAAAGGCAGCTACGGCGACGTCGCCGTGATCGGTGGCGCGCCCGGAATGGTGGGCGCAGCGCTACTCGCGGCGTCTGCTGCCCTTCACGCCGGCGCCGGGCGCGTGCTTGTCGGCTTGCTCGATCCGCATGCCGCGGCGGTCGACACCCAACAACCCGAGTTGATGTTGCGCAAGGTCGAGCCGCTCGACCTGTCCGCGCTTACCGTGGTCTGCGGCTGCGGCGGCGGAAACGCAGTACGCGCCCTGCTGCCGCGCGTCATCTCGACGGCAAAAGCACTGGTGCTCGACGCCGACGCCCTGAACGCGATCGCCCTCGACATGAGCTTGCAGCAATTGCTCGAAGCGCGCGTGCGACGCGGTCGCGCTACGGTGTTGACGCCACATCCGCTCGAAGCAGCACGCCTGCTCGAAGCATCGGTGACTGAAGTGCAATCGGACCGCCTTGCCGCTGCCCGAAGTTTGGCCGCGCGTTTCGGTGTCGTGGTGCTGAAAGGGTCAGGCTCGGTCATTGCCGCAGGCACTACCGCACCGGTCATCAACCTCACCGGTAATGCGCGCCTGGCCACTGCAGGCACCGGTGACGTGCTGGCCGGAATGGTGGGTGCAGCGTTGGCCGGTGGACGATCGGCAATAGACGCAGCGCGCGAAACGGTGTGGCGGCACGGTGCCCTCGCCGACCGTTGGCCCGAAGACCGGCCGCTTACGGCTGGCGGCTTGGCCCGCCAACGACCGGATTAA
- a CDS encoding amidase → MNDLQATRFALLAGQTDAATAMEEAILIAASAACAHAFTRTMFDEARSAAALAPSQSPLSGFAFSAKDLFDIAGQPTPAGSVVLAHSTAARADATAVTRLRQAGGINIGRTNMTEFAFSGVGVNPHYGTPANACDTATPRIPGGSSSGAAVSVATGAVFIGLGSDTGGSIRIPAALNGIVGFKSSARLVPTDGAVPLSTTLDTVCAMTRSVRDAVTAHEILAARRVVAGTASLSAYRLAVVKNVFLDGLEPTVAIAFDRGLKSLRAAGAYIQEIELPELAELANLNATGGFSAPEAYAWHRLLLERSGAGYDSRVAQRILKGAAMTAYQYIDLVAARRDWITRVERSLAPFDAVLSPTVPITAPTIESVAPGEERDDMFFRINSLLLRNPSIVNMLDGCAISLPCHAKGELPVGLMIWHGALHDDAVLAIALQIERTLQER, encoded by the coding sequence ATGAACGACCTCCAAGCCACACGCTTTGCACTGCTCGCGGGCCAGACCGATGCGGCCACAGCCATGGAGGAAGCGATCCTCATCGCCGCGTCTGCGGCATGCGCCCATGCCTTCACCCGCACCATGTTTGATGAAGCGCGATCCGCGGCTGCCCTTGCGCCCTCGCAAAGTCCTTTGAGCGGGTTCGCGTTTTCAGCCAAAGACCTGTTCGACATTGCCGGCCAGCCGACCCCCGCCGGATCGGTCGTGCTCGCACATTCAACGGCGGCCAGGGCCGACGCGACCGCCGTTACCCGCCTGCGTCAGGCCGGCGGCATCAATATCGGTCGGACCAACATGACGGAGTTCGCTTTCTCGGGCGTCGGCGTCAATCCGCACTACGGCACGCCGGCCAACGCATGCGACACGGCCACGCCGCGCATTCCGGGTGGCTCGTCGTCCGGCGCCGCGGTGTCCGTCGCGACCGGCGCGGTCTTCATCGGACTGGGCTCCGACACGGGCGGCTCGATCCGAATTCCGGCCGCTCTGAATGGCATCGTCGGCTTCAAGAGCTCGGCACGGCTGGTGCCGACCGATGGCGCAGTGCCGCTCTCCACCACGCTCGATACGGTCTGCGCGATGACGCGATCGGTGCGCGACGCGGTCACTGCGCACGAAATTCTGGCAGCACGACGCGTCGTCGCTGGCACGGCATCGCTTTCGGCTTACCGACTCGCCGTCGTGAAGAACGTTTTTCTCGACGGCCTAGAGCCGACCGTGGCCATCGCTTTCGACCGAGGTCTCAAGTCTCTGCGAGCTGCCGGTGCGTATATCCAGGAGATTGAACTGCCCGAGCTGGCCGAACTCGCCAACCTCAACGCGACCGGGGGTTTTTCGGCCCCCGAGGCTTATGCGTGGCACCGGTTGTTGCTGGAGCGCAGCGGTGCCGGCTACGACTCTCGTGTTGCACAGCGCATCCTGAAGGGTGCTGCCATGACGGCTTACCAGTACATCGATCTGGTTGCCGCGCGCCGGGACTGGATTACTCGCGTCGAGCGCAGCCTCGCGCCCTTCGATGCTGTGCTGTCACCGACGGTGCCGATCACGGCGCCCACGATCGAGAGTGTGGCGCCGGGCGAAGAACGCGACGACATGTTCTTCCGCATAAACAGCCTGCTCTTGCGCAACCCGTCGATCGTCAACATGCTCGATGGTTGCGCCATTTCACTCCCTTGCCACGCAAAGGGCGAGCTACCCGTTGGCCTCATGATCTGGCACGGCGCCCTGCACGATGACGCGGTGCTTGCCATCGCTTTGCAAATCGAGCGGACACTACAAGAACGGTAG
- the rnr gene encoding ribonuclease R, whose protein sequence is MLDEIEGSVQGHRDGHGFVQRDDGEADIYLPPNEMRAVLHKDRVKARVVRQDRRGRPEGRVVEIVERPEQPIIGRLLHEGGIWLVAPEDKRYGQDVLIPKGATGTAKVGQVVVVQLTEPPALFGQPVGRVKEVLGEIDDPGMEIEIAVRKYGVPHEFSEACLAEARALPDAVRPADKKGRIDLTDVPLVTIDGEDARDFDDAVYCEPAKVGRGKGWRLLVAIADVSSYVQTGSGIDIDAYDRATSVYFPRRVIPMLPEKLSNGLCSLNPEVERLCMVCDMLVAADGEIYAYQFYPAVMFSHARFTYTEVAAILVNTRGPEAAKRKDRVKDLLNLSDVYKALLKQRGKRGAVDFETTETQIICDDAGRIEKIVPRTRNEAHRLIEEAMLAANVCSADFIAEGKHPGLYRVHEGPTPEKKEILRGYLKAMGVGLSITDDPKPGEFQAIALATKERPDAQQISTMLLRSMQQAIYTPINSGHFGLAYEAYTHFTSPIRRYPDLLVHRVIKAILNKQKYTLPMLPTPGEAHAKLAKRLASRVKAPTTKPEKAAVAPTKEVQAWQAAGLHCSANERRADEASRDVEAWLKCKYMREHLGEEYGGVVSSATTFGIFVTLDAMYVEGLVHITELGGEYFKFDEMRQELRGERTGMRYAIGTRVRVQVSRVDLDGRKIDFRLVREGEDLTSRAMKDKGVSSNGAPVKASAKRGSRHKSEAVAERGHDRVIAAASAGGNVAMAAAAPQSAMQAFKSAVKNAANKMKGRKPRR, encoded by the coding sequence TTGCTGGATGAGATCGAAGGCTCGGTTCAAGGGCATCGCGATGGGCACGGCTTCGTACAACGCGACGATGGTGAAGCCGACATTTACTTGCCGCCCAATGAGATGCGTGCGGTACTGCACAAAGACCGCGTCAAGGCGCGCGTGGTGCGACAAGACCGTCGCGGCAGGCCTGAAGGCCGTGTCGTAGAGATCGTCGAGCGCCCCGAGCAACCCATCATCGGCCGGCTGTTGCATGAGGGCGGCATCTGGCTTGTCGCTCCCGAAGACAAGCGCTACGGGCAAGACGTGCTGATTCCGAAAGGCGCTACCGGCACCGCCAAGGTCGGCCAAGTCGTGGTGGTGCAGCTCACCGAGCCGCCTGCACTGTTCGGTCAGCCGGTCGGTCGCGTCAAAGAGGTATTGGGCGAGATCGACGATCCCGGAATGGAAATCGAAATCGCGGTGCGCAAGTACGGTGTGCCGCATGAGTTCTCGGAGGCGTGTCTGGCCGAAGCCAGAGCATTGCCCGACGCGGTGCGCCCCGCCGACAAGAAGGGGCGCATCGACCTGACCGACGTGCCGCTTGTCACCATCGACGGCGAGGACGCGCGCGACTTCGACGATGCCGTGTACTGCGAGCCGGCCAAGGTCGGACGTGGCAAGGGCTGGCGATTGCTCGTTGCCATTGCCGATGTGAGCTCGTACGTGCAGACCGGCTCGGGCATCGACATCGACGCGTACGACCGCGCCACCAGCGTCTATTTTCCTCGCCGTGTCATTCCGATGCTGCCGGAAAAGTTGAGCAACGGCTTGTGCTCGCTCAACCCCGAAGTCGAGCGCCTGTGCATGGTGTGCGACATGCTGGTTGCAGCCGACGGTGAGATCTACGCGTACCAGTTCTACCCGGCCGTGATGTTCAGTCATGCGCGCTTCACGTACACCGAAGTCGCGGCGATTCTGGTCAACACGCGTGGCCCTGAAGCGGCCAAGCGGAAAGACCGCGTGAAGGACTTGCTGAACCTGTCCGACGTGTACAAGGCACTGCTGAAGCAACGCGGCAAGCGTGGCGCGGTCGACTTCGAAACCACCGAGACGCAGATCATTTGCGACGACGCCGGGCGCATCGAAAAGATCGTCCCGCGTACGCGCAACGAGGCGCACCGGTTGATCGAAGAAGCCATGCTCGCGGCCAACGTATGCAGCGCCGACTTCATCGCCGAAGGCAAGCACCCCGGTCTCTATCGTGTGCACGAAGGCCCGACGCCCGAGAAGAAGGAAATCCTTCGGGGCTACCTGAAAGCAATGGGCGTCGGCTTGTCGATCACCGATGATCCAAAGCCCGGCGAGTTCCAGGCGATCGCGTTAGCGACGAAGGAGCGGCCCGACGCGCAGCAGATATCCACGATGTTGTTGCGCTCGATGCAGCAAGCGATCTACACGCCGATCAACAGCGGTCACTTCGGTTTGGCTTACGAGGCTTACACGCACTTCACCAGCCCGATTCGCCGTTACCCTGATCTGCTTGTTCACCGCGTCATCAAGGCGATTCTCAACAAGCAGAAGTACACGCTGCCGATGTTGCCGACGCCTGGCGAGGCGCATGCCAAGCTCGCAAAGCGGCTGGCATCGCGCGTCAAGGCGCCGACCACCAAGCCCGAGAAGGCTGCCGTTGCGCCCACCAAGGAAGTCCAGGCCTGGCAGGCCGCCGGCTTGCATTGCAGTGCCAACGAGCGCCGTGCCGACGAAGCCAGCCGCGACGTCGAGGCGTGGCTCAAGTGCAAGTACATGCGCGAGCATCTCGGTGAAGAATATGGTGGCGTCGTCAGTTCGGCGACGACCTTCGGCATCTTCGTCACGCTCGACGCGATGTACGTCGAAGGGCTGGTGCACATCACCGAACTGGGTGGCGAGTACTTCAAGTTCGACGAGATGCGGCAGGAACTTCGTGGCGAACGCACCGGTATGCGGTATGCGATCGGCACGCGTGTTCGTGTGCAGGTGAGTCGCGTCGATCTGGATGGTCGCAAGATCGATTTCCGGCTGGTGCGCGAAGGCGAAGACCTCACCTCGCGCGCTATGAAGGACAAGGGCGTGTCGTCGAACGGCGCACCCGTCAAGGCTTCGGCGAAGCGCGGGTCGCGGCACAAGTCTGAAGCCGTTGCCGAGCGCGGACACGATCGAGTCATTGCTGCTGCAAGTGCAGGCGGCAACGTAGCGATGGCAGCGGCGGCGCCGCAATCGGCCATGCAGGCTTTCAAGTCGGCCGTGAAGAACGCCGCAAACAAGATGAAGGGGCGCAAGCCGCGCCGTTGA
- the rimO gene encoding 30S ribosomal protein S12 methylthiotransferase RimO has translation MSEVVSPERTAPVVAAPKVGFVSLGCPKALTDSELILTRLSAEGYQTSKTFEGADLVIVNTCGFIDDAVRESLDAIGDALAANGRVIVTGCLGAKTGELGGNLVRQMHPSVLAVTGPHATQEVMDAVHLNLPKPHDPFIDLVPGAFGIAGLKLTPRHYAYLKISEGCNHRCTFCIIPSMRGDLVSRPVGDVLSEAKALFEGGVKELLVISQDTSAYGVDVKYRTGFWDGKPVKTRMLDLVKTLGEIAEPYGAWVRLHYVYPYPSVDEIIPLMASGQVLPYLDVPLQHSHPDVLKRMKRPASGEKNLERIARWREGCPELVIRSTFIAGFPGETEAEFEHLLDFIREAQIDRAGCFAYSSVEGATANDIPGMLPIEEREARRGRFMEVAEAVSIEKLKKRIGAAMQVLVDSAPGLGRKGGVGRSYADAPEIDGTVRLLPPEKISKTMKVGEFTRARIVGAEGHDLIALPI, from the coding sequence ATGAGCGAAGTTGTTTCCCCCGAACGAACGGCCCCTGTGGTCGCCGCCCCTAAAGTCGGCTTTGTCAGCCTTGGCTGCCCCAAAGCACTGACCGATTCAGAGCTGATCCTTACGCGCCTCAGTGCCGAGGGCTATCAAACCTCCAAAACATTCGAAGGCGCCGATCTGGTGATCGTCAACACCTGCGGCTTCATCGACGATGCCGTCAGAGAAAGTCTCGACGCCATCGGGGACGCGCTGGCTGCAAACGGCCGCGTGATCGTGACCGGATGCCTCGGCGCAAAGACCGGCGAGCTTGGCGGCAACCTCGTGCGCCAGATGCATCCGAGCGTGCTCGCCGTCACCGGCCCCCATGCGACGCAGGAGGTCATGGATGCGGTGCATCTGAACTTGCCCAAGCCGCACGATCCGTTCATCGATCTCGTGCCGGGCGCTTTCGGCATCGCCGGGCTCAAGCTCACGCCGCGCCACTACGCGTACCTGAAGATCAGCGAAGGCTGCAATCATCGTTGCACCTTCTGCATCATCCCGTCGATGCGCGGTGACCTCGTGTCACGACCCGTCGGCGACGTGCTGAGCGAAGCCAAAGCTTTGTTTGAAGGCGGCGTGAAGGAGCTGCTGGTCATCAGCCAGGACACCTCGGCCTATGGTGTCGACGTCAAGTACCGCACCGGTTTTTGGGACGGCAAGCCGGTCAAGACGCGCATGCTCGATTTGGTGAAGACGCTCGGCGAAATCGCAGAGCCTTACGGCGCATGGGTTCGATTGCATTACGTGTATCCATACCCTAGCGTTGACGAAATTATTCCGTTGATGGCGAGCGGGCAGGTATTGCCGTACCTCGATGTGCCGCTTCAACACAGCCATCCGGATGTGCTCAAGCGCATGAAGCGGCCGGCCAGCGGCGAGAAGAATCTGGAGCGCATCGCAAGGTGGCGCGAAGGCTGTCCTGAACTGGTTATCCGGAGTACGTTCATTGCCGGCTTTCCGGGCGAGACAGAAGCCGAGTTCGAGCATTTGCTGGACTTCATTCGAGAAGCGCAGATCGATCGGGCCGGTTGTTTTGCCTACAGTTCGGTCGAGGGCGCGACTGCCAACGACATCCCCGGGATGTTGCCCATCGAAGAGCGCGAAGCCCGTCGTGGCCGCTTCATGGAAGTGGCCGAAGCGGTTTCGATCGAGAAGCTGAAAAAGCGCATTGGCGCCGCGATGCAAGTGCTTGTGGATTCAGCGCCGGGTCTGGGCCGAAAGGGCGGTGTGGGCCGGAGTTATGCCGACGCGCCCGAGATCGATGGCACTGTTCGGTTGCTGCCGCCAGAGAAGATCAGCAAGACCATGAAGGTGGGTGAATTCACCCGCGCTCGCATCGTCGGCGCCGAAGGCCACGACCTGATCGCGCTGCCGATTTGA
- a CDS encoding D-amino acid dehydrogenase, protein MKIAIVGAGIIGVTTAWELAADGHEVTVFERRGAAAEEASFANAGVVAPGYVTPWAAPGMRGKVLRSLLSTHGAIKLRWPISARDVGWMSRWQKACKLETYLANRSRMQRLAFYSRTRLHEITEARELSYERSDGYLVLLRSKREQKLVQPGLDVLREAGTNFREVDANEARRIEPALSTDTDLAGAIHLPDDEVANCRQFALLLKWEAEALGAQFHFNCDIAPLNRSAPTSLSLAAGSPALPFDAVVVCAGLASARLLRPLGLRIPLAPVYGHSISANIREPLNAPHSAVMDERYKVAISRLGQRVRVAGSAELGGSLDTMNPAALQTLYKVLQDWFPGAATLQSGVQQWKGARPMLPDGPPVLGASGVTGIWLNLGHGSSGWALSCGSARVLADLVGGRRPEIDLEGLGVERLMLA, encoded by the coding sequence ATGAAAATCGCGATCGTTGGCGCCGGCATCATCGGCGTCACAACCGCTTGGGAGTTGGCGGCCGACGGCCATGAGGTGACTGTCTTCGAACGCCGCGGCGCAGCCGCTGAAGAGGCCAGCTTTGCCAACGCTGGCGTGGTCGCACCCGGCTACGTCACGCCTTGGGCAGCGCCAGGTATGCGCGGCAAGGTGCTTCGGTCGCTGCTTTCTACGCACGGCGCCATCAAGCTTCGCTGGCCGATCAGTGCGCGCGATGTCGGGTGGATGTCACGCTGGCAAAAGGCCTGCAAACTGGAAACGTACCTGGCCAACCGAAGCCGCATGCAGCGCCTGGCGTTCTACAGTCGCACGCGCCTCCACGAGATCACCGAGGCCCGCGAGCTGAGCTACGAGCGAAGCGATGGCTACCTGGTTTTGCTGCGCTCGAAACGCGAGCAGAAACTGGTGCAGCCTGGCCTCGACGTATTGCGCGAAGCGGGTACGAATTTCCGGGAAGTCGATGCCAACGAAGCCCGGCGCATCGAGCCGGCACTGAGCACCGACACAGACCTGGCGGGCGCCATTCATTTGCCGGACGACGAGGTCGCCAATTGCCGCCAATTCGCGTTGCTCCTGAAGTGGGAGGCCGAGGCACTTGGGGCTCAATTTCATTTCAATTGCGATATCGCGCCCCTGAATCGATCGGCACCTACTTCCCTGTCGTTGGCTGCCGGTTCGCCCGCCCTTCCCTTCGATGCGGTCGTTGTGTGTGCCGGCTTGGCTTCTGCGCGTCTTCTGCGGCCGCTGGGCCTGCGGATTCCGCTGGCGCCGGTGTACGGCCACTCGATCAGCGCAAACATCCGCGAGCCGCTGAACGCGCCGCACAGCGCGGTAATGGACGAGCGCTACAAAGTCGCCATCTCTCGCCTTGGCCAACGCGTTCGCGTAGCCGGCAGCGCAGAACTCGGTGGATCACTCGACACCATGAACCCCGCTGCACTTCAGACGCTTTACAAGGTGTTGCAAGACTGGTTTCCGGGCGCAGCCACGCTTCAGTCGGGCGTGCAGCAATGGAAGGGTGCGCGGCCGATGCTGCCCGACGGTCCGCCGGTGCTCGGCGCCAGCGGAGTGACAGGTATCTGGCTCAACCTCGGGCACGGCTCGAGCGGCTGGGCGTTGTCTTGCGGAAGCGCGCGCGTATTGGCCGACTTGGTCGGAGGGCGACGACCCGAGATCGATCTCGAAGGTCTGGGCGTCGAACGATTGATGTTGGCCTGA
- the tsf gene encoding translation elongation factor Ts, translating to MAAITASMVGELRAKTDAPMMECKKALTEAEGNMEKAEELLRIKLGNKAGKASGRITAEGVVTAFVDGDAGGMIEINCETDFVTKNDSFLAFANAAAMLVAKHSPADIAGLGALSYEQDGFGPTLEDVRRGLIGKIGENMSFRRFKHFAGNGKLASYLHGTRIGVMVEFEGDDTAAKDVAMHIAAMKPVSISSTDVPAELIEKERAVAAGKAEEDRKTAEAEGKKTQPADIVAKRIEGGVQKYLKEVSLHNQAFVKNDKQTVEAMLKAASTSVKGFTLYVVGEGIEKKVDDFAAEVAAQVAAAKAAA from the coding sequence ATGGCTGCAATCACCGCAAGCATGGTCGGCGAACTGCGCGCAAAGACCGACGCGCCGATGATGGAATGCAAAAAGGCCCTGACGGAGGCCGAGGGCAACATGGAAAAGGCCGAAGAGTTGCTGCGCATCAAGCTCGGCAACAAGGCCGGCAAGGCGTCGGGCCGTATCACCGCCGAAGGCGTGGTCACGGCGTTTGTCGATGGCGATGCGGGCGGCATGATCGAAATAAATTGCGAAACCGACTTCGTTACCAAGAACGACAGCTTCCTGGCTTTTGCCAACGCCGCCGCGATGCTCGTGGCGAAACACAGCCCGGCCGATATTGCTGGACTTGGCGCGCTTTCGTATGAGCAAGATGGCTTTGGCCCGACGCTCGAAGACGTGCGCCGGGGCCTGATCGGGAAGATCGGCGAGAACATGAGTTTTCGCCGCTTCAAGCATTTTGCTGGCAACGGCAAGCTGGCGTCGTACCTGCACGGCACGCGCATTGGCGTAATGGTCGAGTTCGAAGGTGACGACACTGCAGCCAAAGACGTGGCAATGCATATTGCAGCGATGAAACCCGTGTCTATTTCGAGCACCGATGTGCCTGCGGAACTCATCGAAAAAGAGCGCGCTGTGGCTGCCGGCAAAGCTGAGGAAGACCGCAAGACCGCTGAAGCCGAGGGCAAGAAAACCCAGCCGGCGGACATTGTCGCCAAGCGCATCGAAGGCGGCGTGCAGAAATACCTGAAAGAGGTTTCGCTGCACAACCAGGCCTTCGTGAAGAACGACAAGCAGACTGTCGAAGCCATGCTCAAGGCCGCTAGTACGAGCGTCAAGGGCTTCACCCTTTACGTGGTCGGCGAGGGTATCGAGAAAAAGGTCGATGACTTTGCCGCAGAAGTTGCTGCCCAAGTGGCCGCAGCCAAGGCGGCGGCGTAA
- the rpsB gene encoding 30S ribosomal protein S2 has product MSTTMREMLEAGVHFGHQTRFWNPKMAPFIFGHRNKIHIINLEKSLPMFQDAMKYAKQLTANRGTILMVGTKRQAREIVASEARRAGVPFVDTRWLGGMLTNFKTVKTSIKRLKDMKAQQEVGLESLSKKEQLTFSREIAKLEKDIGGIQDMAALPDAIFVIDVGFHKIAVLEAKKLGIPMIGVVDSNHSPEGIDYVIPGNDDSSKAVLLYARGIADAIIEGRNNAAGDVVKAIAEGGGSDEFVEVEEGASA; this is encoded by the coding sequence ATGTCGACCACCATGCGCGAAATGCTGGAAGCCGGTGTCCATTTCGGTCACCAAACCCGCTTCTGGAACCCCAAGATGGCCCCGTTCATCTTCGGCCATCGCAACAAGATTCACATCATCAACCTGGAAAAGTCGCTCCCGATGTTCCAGGACGCGATGAAGTACGCCAAGCAACTCACCGCCAACCGCGGCACGATTTTGATGGTCGGCACCAAGCGCCAGGCCCGTGAAATTGTGGCTTCGGAAGCTCGCCGCGCCGGCGTTCCTTTTGTGGACACGCGCTGGCTCGGCGGTATGCTGACCAACTTCAAGACCGTCAAGACGTCGATCAAGCGCTTGAAGGATATGAAGGCGCAGCAAGAAGTTGGCCTTGAAAGCCTGAGCAAGAAAGAGCAGCTGACCTTTTCACGTGAAATCGCCAAGCTCGAGAAGGATATCGGTGGCATCCAGGACATGGCCGCTCTGCCCGATGCCATCTTCGTGATCGACGTGGGTTTCCACAAGATTGCAGTGCTTGAGGCCAAGAAGCTCGGCATTCCGATGATCGGTGTGGTCGACTCCAACCATTCGCCTGAAGGCATCGACTACGTGATTCCTGGTAACGACGACTCTTCGAAGGCCGTCTTGTTGTACGCCCGTGGCATCGCCGACGCGATCATCGAAGGCCGCAACAACGCCGCCGGTGACGTCGTCAAGGCCATCGCCGAAGGCGGCGGCAGCGACGAATTCGTCGAAGTCGAAGAAGGTGCTTCGGCCTGA
- the phaR gene encoding polyhydroxyalkanoate synthesis repressor PhaR, with protein MKEFPVQSKKSGSKPGQRVIKKYPNRRLYDTETSTYITLTDIKQLVMQSAPFVVRDAKSGDDLTRSILLQVILEEEAGGAPMFTEQVLSSLIRFYGQTMQSYMGPYLEKNIQAMTEVQAQLSEKAESLSPEMWSHFMTTQSPMLQGLMGNYVEQSKNVFLQMQEQMQKNTEQVLGAFGLKRP; from the coding sequence ATGAAGGAGTTCCCAGTGCAGAGCAAGAAGTCCGGTAGCAAGCCGGGACAACGCGTCATCAAAAAGTACCCGAATCGAAGGCTCTACGACACGGAAACCTCCACCTACATCACGTTGACCGACATCAAGCAACTCGTGATGCAGAGCGCGCCTTTCGTGGTGCGGGATGCCAAGTCCGGCGACGACCTGACGCGCAGCATCCTGCTGCAGGTCATTCTCGAAGAAGAAGCGGGTGGCGCACCGATGTTTACCGAGCAGGTGCTGTCCAGTCTCATCCGGTTCTACGGGCAGACCATGCAAAGCTACATGGGCCCGTATCTGGAAAAGAACATCCAGGCCATGACCGAGGTGCAAGCCCAACTCTCCGAGAAAGCCGAAAGTTTGTCGCCGGAGATGTGGTCGCACTTTATGACGACGCAGTCCCCGATGTTGCAAGGCCTGATGGGCAACTACGTCGAGCAATCGAAGAACGTCTTTCTGCAGATGCAGGAGCAGATGCAGAAGAACACGGAGCAGGTGCTCGGCGCGTTCGGTCTGAAGCGCCCCTGA